A single window of Saccharococcus thermophilus DNA harbors:
- a CDS encoding IS701 family transposase — protein sequence MNRLAHHQGIHKFFTMLGLALYFSKPVMKHLVHIVDALTTKGFAGTLTDLHHWSFHPNHRTTLSHFFTKSPWDEETLLRKLQQWMLRRVERIAKQESQPLFVSIDDTICQKTKPSSQATHAIQGCDWHYSHTEKKSIWGHSLVWLMVHTMTQAFPFAFRLYDKAAGKSKGELAIEMLSSLDVHRPVYVLMDSWYPSQTLVEACLKKGFHVIAMLKANRLLYPKGIAVQVREFARYIEPKDTHLVTVGEERYRVYRYEGSLKGLDDAVVLLAWKADQPMTSEHLHCVLSTDRDLSDEEILRYYAQRWSIECFFRQAKDQLKLDGYRVRGRRAVKRYWILVQLAYVYSMFESNSDFSDGLDLLRKRKGHSLVEFIYRAAKQNIPIDTVKKQLHVA from the coding sequence TTCAAAACCTGTCATGAAGCATCTCGTTCATATCGTGGATGCGCTGACCACCAAAGGATTTGCGGGAACATTGACCGATCTTCATCATTGGAGCTTTCATCCGAACCACCGCACGACACTCAGCCATTTTTTCACGAAAAGCCCTTGGGATGAAGAGACGCTGCTTCGCAAACTTCAACAGTGGATGCTTCGTCGTGTCGAACGCATCGCCAAACAGGAGAGTCAACCCCTTTTTGTTTCGATCGATGATACGATTTGCCAAAAAACCAAGCCTTCGTCACAGGCAACGCACGCCATTCAAGGGTGTGATTGGCACTATTCTCACACAGAGAAAAAGTCGATCTGGGGACATTCTCTCGTTTGGCTCATGGTTCATACGATGACCCAGGCTTTTCCCTTTGCGTTCCGCCTCTACGACAAGGCGGCTGGGAAAAGCAAGGGGGAACTCGCGATCGAGATGCTTTCTTCTTTGGATGTACACCGTCCTGTTTATGTGCTGATGGACTCTTGGTATCCATCGCAAACGCTCGTGGAAGCTTGTCTGAAAAAGGGATTCCACGTAATCGCAATGCTCAAGGCCAATCGGCTTCTTTATCCAAAAGGCATTGCGGTTCAGGTGAGGGAGTTTGCCCGCTACATCGAACCGAAAGACACTCACCTCGTCACGGTGGGAGAAGAGCGTTATCGGGTTTATCGCTACGAAGGCTCTCTCAAAGGTCTCGATGATGCCGTGGTGCTGCTCGCTTGGAAAGCCGATCAGCCGATGACATCGGAACATCTTCACTGCGTCTTGAGCACCGACCGGGATCTAAGCGATGAAGAGATCTTGCGCTACTATGCCCAGCGTTGGTCGATCGAATGTTTTTTCCGTCAAGCGAAAGACCAGCTGAAACTCGATGGATACCGCGTTCGCGGACGTCGGGCGGTGAAACGCTACTGGATCTTGGTGCAGCTTGCTTACGTGTACAGCATGTTCGAGTCGAACAGCGATTTTTCTGATGGGCTCGATCTTCTGCGCAAGAGAAAAGGACATAGCCTCGTGGAGTTCATTTACCGTGCAGCGAAACAAAATATTCCCATTGATACCGTGAAAAAACAGCTCCACGTGGCATAA